A genomic window from Streptomyces sp. 846.5 includes:
- a CDS encoding MT-A70 family methyltransferase produces MTNNTNETIPSRVPLKFRTILADPPWEIQQRGGRGAEQHYPLMSLEQIKAMPVAELAEEDAHLWLWVTNATLREGYDVAEAWGFTVRSPLTWIKFRLGLGNYLRNSTEHLLFGTRGKAPVQFRAQPTWITAPVQDHSHKPEEQYALIERLSPGPYVELFARRRPPSSRPWFVWGNEVDADMSIPGYPVPDRRSRDGRTV; encoded by the coding sequence ATGACAAACAACACCAACGAAACCATCCCATCACGCGTTCCGCTCAAGTTCCGCACGATCTTGGCCGACCCCCCGTGGGAGATCCAGCAGCGAGGCGGACGAGGCGCGGAGCAGCACTACCCGCTCATGAGCCTGGAGCAGATCAAGGCTATGCCAGTTGCCGAACTGGCCGAGGAGGATGCCCACCTGTGGTTGTGGGTTACGAACGCCACGCTGCGCGAGGGTTACGACGTCGCCGAGGCGTGGGGCTTCACGGTCCGCTCCCCCCTGACGTGGATCAAGTTCCGTCTGGGTCTGGGCAACTACCTGCGCAACTCGACGGAGCATCTGCTCTTCGGGACGCGCGGCAAAGCACCAGTGCAGTTCCGGGCGCAACCGACCTGGATCACTGCGCCCGTACAAGACCACTCCCACAAGCCCGAAGAGCAGTACGCACTCATCGAGCGTCTGTCGCCGGGCCCGTACGTGGAGCTGTTCGCCAGGCGCCGGCCGCCGAGCAGTCGGCCGTGGTTCGTGTGGGGCAACGAGGTCGACGCCGACATGTCGATTCCGGGCTACCCGGTTCCGGACCGTCGCAGCCGCGACGGGCGGACCGTATGA
- a CDS encoding ATP-binding cassette domain-containing protein, whose amino-acid sequence MRLDGIALRYSLRDPWVLRGVTLDVPMGRLIRAQGGNGGGKSTLLRLVAGVCAPTRGSVLDRPARRVYVPERFPAALPFTAQDYLCHLGRIHGLRGAEPARRAGLLLERFGAAEFARTPLAELSKGTCQKVAVAQALLGEPELLVLDEAWTGLDQDARAELDAAVDEHLGQGSTVLFVDHDPARLDTRPTLRWQVGNGTVTATDQATPPSVLRITLTADASVLAELREDTRVRIERTEAVR is encoded by the coding sequence GTGCGACTCGACGGTATCGCTCTGCGCTACAGCCTCCGTGATCCCTGGGTGCTGCGCGGGGTTACCCTGGACGTCCCGATGGGCCGACTGATCCGGGCCCAAGGTGGCAATGGCGGCGGGAAGTCCACGTTGCTGCGGTTGGTCGCCGGGGTCTGCGCGCCGACCCGCGGCAGCGTGCTGGACCGGCCGGCGCGCCGGGTGTACGTGCCAGAGCGTTTCCCCGCTGCGCTTCCCTTTACTGCTCAAGACTACCTGTGCCACCTCGGCCGGATCCACGGCCTGCGCGGCGCGGAGCCCGCGCGCCGGGCCGGCCTGTTGCTGGAGCGCTTCGGCGCGGCCGAATTTGCCCGTACCCCGCTGGCCGAACTGTCTAAGGGGACCTGCCAAAAAGTCGCTGTCGCCCAGGCCCTCCTTGGCGAACCCGAACTGCTAGTCCTCGACGAAGCCTGGACCGGTCTGGACCAGGACGCCAGAGCCGAACTGGACGCCGCCGTGGACGAACACCTAGGGCAGGGCAGCACGGTCCTGTTCGTGGACCACGACCCGGCCCGGCTGGACACGCGCCCCACCTTGCGCTGGCAGGTCGGCAACGGTACGGTCACCGCGACCGACCAGGCGACGCCCCCCAGCGTCCTGCGGATCACCCTGACCGCCGACGCCTCGGTGCTGGCCGAACTGCGAGAAGATACGCGCGTTCGCATCGAACGCACCGAGGCTGTCAGATGA
- a CDS encoding Lsr2 family protein has protein sequence MAQKVVVELSDDLDGSQADETITFALDGRSYEIDLSTKNADKLRKALAPYTDAGRKQGGARRGAKRAALTRDSSRPDPAKVRAWAESQGIEVAARGRVPAEVIEKFQAAH, from the coding sequence ATGGCGCAGAAGGTAGTCGTTGAACTCTCTGACGACTTGGACGGGTCGCAGGCTGATGAGACCATCACCTTCGCCCTTGACGGTCGGTCTTACGAAATCGACCTGAGTACCAAGAACGCGGACAAGCTTCGCAAGGCGCTTGCGCCCTACACCGACGCCGGACGCAAGCAGGGTGGCGCTCGGCGTGGAGCGAAGCGAGCTGCCCTGACACGAGACAGCAGTCGGCCCGATCCGGCGAAGGTGCGTGCGTGGGCTGAGTCCCAGGGCATTGAGGTAGCGGCCCGTGGCCGGGTGCCTGCCGAGGTGATTGAGAAGTTCCAGGCCGCTCACTGA
- a CDS encoding fatty acid desaturase, producing the protein MRDKKTGAPPGKMLGTFIFWLSAALLLVAPLAPWWLGLVVALCAIEPVIYATHEALHIESNEGEDPDLYAPRVIATVGMAFQLQNIEILRLAHLFHHRMGRYGSGWAPDISPGKPSLGQRFRYYIGLILLPAFCWQVAGIARPFFPLKYQSYLTQIGYHDRVTGRYIVAMALTIAYPIYYIAMAGLPVFIGFWFGLCFLWCIQQNIAHYGLTGIDPSTDRVCAHTYYLPKPFSWITYGSTAHFLHHADMSLRASDLYSPEKLGRVEERLRLTIRPKYGITPYVVDIVKQFRGPVAVSDLTLDWVAELDRPESDYVAAYDYRRGRTYVKRNS; encoded by the coding sequence ATGAGAGACAAGAAAACTGGAGCCCCGCCCGGAAAGATGCTTGGAACCTTCATATTCTGGCTATCTGCTGCATTGCTTCTCGTAGCGCCGCTTGCTCCCTGGTGGCTTGGACTAGTAGTGGCACTCTGCGCCATAGAGCCCGTAATCTATGCTACTCACGAGGCACTTCACATAGAATCCAACGAAGGCGAAGACCCCGATCTGTATGCGCCACGGGTCATCGCAACAGTTGGAATGGCATTTCAGCTTCAAAATATCGAAATACTCCGCCTGGCTCATCTCTTCCATCATCGGATGGGTAGGTACGGCAGCGGGTGGGCACCGGACATTTCTCCTGGTAAGCCGTCTCTGGGTCAGCGCTTTCGCTATTACATCGGCCTGATTCTCTTGCCAGCATTCTGCTGGCAAGTAGCGGGGATCGCTCGTCCCTTCTTTCCGCTAAAATACCAGTCCTATTTGACGCAGATTGGCTACCATGATCGCGTCACTGGGAGGTATATAGTGGCGATGGCGCTGACGATTGCATATCCGATCTACTACATCGCGATGGCAGGGCTTCCCGTCTTCATCGGATTTTGGTTCGGGCTTTGCTTTCTTTGGTGCATTCAGCAAAATATCGCACACTACGGGCTGACTGGGATCGACCCTTCCACGGATCGAGTGTGTGCCCATACCTATTATCTGCCCAAGCCGTTTTCGTGGATCACCTACGGGTCAACCGCCCACTTCCTGCACCACGCCGATATGAGCCTGCGAGCCAGTGACCTATACTCGCCTGAGAAGCTAGGAAGGGTGGAGGAACGCCTCCGCTTGACTATAAGGCCAAAATACGGGATCACCCCCTATGTCGTAGACATCGTGAAGCAATTTCGCGGACCTGTTGCAGTATCTGATCTGACACTGGATTGGGTCGCGGAGCTCGACAGGCCGGAGAGCGACTATGTTGCCGCGTACGACTACCGGCGAGGGCGTACGTATGTCAAGAGAAATAGTTAG
- a CDS encoding ATP-binding protein translates to MQPASLNLAALPTAVSCSRMFVRHTLLRWNLPDQIDAAELIASELVTNAVKATGVVTPDPTWGDLEKVALLTVRVAAHGDGVSIQVWDVSLEPPVQPAVGASDDADGGRGLFIVRSVARQVGHFYPKGGGKVVWAELALEAPVPPLPRRQAKTPTIQLPLPDPHLLRKVLDGLRKL, encoded by the coding sequence ATGCAGCCCGCCTCGCTCAACCTCGCTGCACTACCGACGGCGGTGAGCTGTTCCCGGATGTTCGTGCGTCACACACTGCTGCGCTGGAACCTGCCCGATCAGATCGACGCAGCCGAGCTGATCGCCTCTGAACTGGTGACCAACGCAGTCAAGGCCACAGGGGTAGTCACACCCGATCCAACCTGGGGTGACCTGGAGAAGGTGGCGCTCCTGACCGTGCGCGTCGCGGCGCATGGAGATGGTGTCTCCATCCAGGTATGGGACGTGTCGCTGGAACCACCAGTTCAACCAGCGGTCGGCGCTTCGGACGACGCCGACGGCGGGCGCGGGTTGTTCATCGTGCGCAGTGTCGCCCGACAGGTGGGCCACTTCTACCCCAAGGGCGGCGGCAAGGTCGTCTGGGCTGAGCTGGCCCTTGAAGCACCCGTACCACCACTTCCGCGACGGCAGGCGAAGACGCCGACTATTCAACTGCCGCTGCCGGATCCTCATCTGTTGCGCAAGGTGCTGGACGGGCTCCGGAAGCTGTAA